From one Populus alba chromosome 17, ASM523922v2, whole genome shotgun sequence genomic stretch:
- the LOC118058264 gene encoding uncharacterized protein isoform X4: MVATDPQRQLLTLIREFATEKSQEERRVIGLEKRIQELGCEVDVANGEMEEARISIIQDEISSVGSQVEGLKNEEGASPDEFIRQMFDLNAKIRLVSLTRTYVTLTGNLCSPCLIHNCTLL, from the exons ATGGTGGCCACCGATCCACAGAGGCAACTCCTAACACTAATCCGCGAGTTTGCTACCGAGAAATCACAGGAAG AGAGAAGAGTGATTGGGCTAGAGAAGCGAATACAAGAGCTTGGATGTGAAGTAGATGTGGCAAATGGAGAGATGGAAGAG GCAAGAATCTCCATTATTCAAGATGAGATATCCTCGGTTGGATCCCAAGTAGAGGGTCTGAAG AATGAAGAAGGAGCTTCACC AGATGAGTTTATTCGCCAGATGTTTGATCTTAATGCTAAGATAAGGTTAGTCTCACTTACTAGGACCTATGTAACTTTAACTGGGAATTTGTGTAGCCCCTGTCTGATACACAATTGCACTCTTCTTTGA
- the LOC118058264 gene encoding uncharacterized protein isoform X1: MVATDPQRQLLTLIREFATEKSQEERRVIGLEKRIQELGCEVDVANGEMEEVKCIKETTEQELEGYELQLALNEASIQTLVARISIIQDEISSVGSQVEGLKNEEGASPDEFIRQMFDLNAKIRLVSLTRTYVTLTGNLCSPCLIHNCTLL; this comes from the exons ATGGTGGCCACCGATCCACAGAGGCAACTCCTAACACTAATCCGCGAGTTTGCTACCGAGAAATCACAGGAAG AGAGAAGAGTGATTGGGCTAGAGAAGCGAATACAAGAGCTTGGATGTGAAGTAGATGTGGCAAATGGAGAGATGGAAGAGGTGAAGTGTATCAAAGAAACTACTGAGCAAGAACTTGAAGGCTACGAACTTCAATTGGCTTTAAATGAAGCTTCTATTCAAACCCTTgtg GCAAGAATCTCCATTATTCAAGATGAGATATCCTCGGTTGGATCCCAAGTAGAGGGTCTGAAG AATGAAGAAGGAGCTTCACC AGATGAGTTTATTCGCCAGATGTTTGATCTTAATGCTAAGATAAGGTTAGTCTCACTTACTAGGACCTATGTAACTTTAACTGGGAATTTGTGTAGCCCCTGTCTGATACACAATTGCACTCTTCTTTGA
- the LOC118058264 gene encoding uncharacterized protein isoform X3, with the protein MVATDPQRQLLTLIREFATEKSQEERRVIGLEKRIQELGCEVDVANGEMEEVKCIKETTEQELEGYELQLALNEASIQTLVARISIIQDEISSVGSQVEGLKNEEGASPDEFIRQMFDLNAKIRIARKGRK; encoded by the exons ATGGTGGCCACCGATCCACAGAGGCAACTCCTAACACTAATCCGCGAGTTTGCTACCGAGAAATCACAGGAAG AGAGAAGAGTGATTGGGCTAGAGAAGCGAATACAAGAGCTTGGATGTGAAGTAGATGTGGCAAATGGAGAGATGGAAGAGGTGAAGTGTATCAAAGAAACTACTGAGCAAGAACTTGAAGGCTACGAACTTCAATTGGCTTTAAATGAAGCTTCTATTCAAACCCTTgtg GCAAGAATCTCCATTATTCAAGATGAGATATCCTCGGTTGGATCCCAAGTAGAGGGTCTGAAG AATGAAGAAGGAGCTTCACC AGATGAGTTTATTCGCCAGATGTTTGATCTTAATGCTAAGATAAG AATTGCAAGGAAGGggagaaaataa
- the LOC118058264 gene encoding uncharacterized protein isoform X2 produces MVATDPQRQLLTLIREFATEKSQEERRVIGLEKRIQELGCEVDVANGEMEEVKCIKETTEQELEGYELQLALNEASIQTLVARISIIQDEISSVGSQVEGLKNEEGASPDEFIRQMFDLNAKIRMRIVIIFRRTGE; encoded by the exons ATGGTGGCCACCGATCCACAGAGGCAACTCCTAACACTAATCCGCGAGTTTGCTACCGAGAAATCACAGGAAG AGAGAAGAGTGATTGGGCTAGAGAAGCGAATACAAGAGCTTGGATGTGAAGTAGATGTGGCAAATGGAGAGATGGAAGAGGTGAAGTGTATCAAAGAAACTACTGAGCAAGAACTTGAAGGCTACGAACTTCAATTGGCTTTAAATGAAGCTTCTATTCAAACCCTTgtg GCAAGAATCTCCATTATTCAAGATGAGATATCCTCGGTTGGATCCCAAGTAGAGGGTCTGAAG AATGAAGAAGGAGCTTCACC AGATGAGTTTATTCGCCAGATGTTTGATCTTAATGCTAAGATAAG